One Ignavibacteria bacterium genomic window, TTAAAATGCCAAAGAATTATTTCTATCATCAAGGACACACATGGGCGCTGCCAGCTGAAAACAACTTGATAAAAGTTGGAGTCGACGATTTCGCACAAAGATTATTGGGCATTGCTGATAAAATTCACCTGCCTGCCATTGGAGAAAAAGTTGAGCAGGGGGAGAAGGGTTGGAGACTTTATGTTGACAAAAAAAATATCGATATACTTTCTCCGATAAGCGGTAAAGTTGTTGAATTAAACAGCGACGTTATTAAGAATCCAGGGCTGCTCAACGACGAACCATACACAAATGGATGGATCATGAAAATTCAACCTGAAAAGCCAAAATCTGAATTTAAGAATCTGCTTACAGGTAAAGTCGCTCTCGCTTGGGGTGAAAACACTATTGATATGCTTCAAGAAAAAATGTCCGAAGCAAACGAGTTCGGATTGGTGATGCAGGATGGCGGCTTGCCGATTTCCGGATTTGCGAAAATTATGTCGCCAGACAATTGGGATTCTTTAGTACAAGAATTTTTTATGACGGAATAGATTTATTTTATGACCAACTCAAAGTCAATCAAATGCATATACATGGAATCCGGTTTTGTTGATTACAAAATCTGCGACCGCGATTTTGACTGCGAGAATTGTCCATTTGATCAAGCAATTCATGATCAAAGCGGTTTACATAAATTCCAAATTGCGAAGGACGCACAGGAAGAAAATATTCTTCTTAAGAAATTCGACACAAAAAGAGTTGTCCCATCTGACTTGTTAATTTCAAATAACCACGTATGGATTAAAAAGATCGAAGAAGCAGCCTTTTATGTCGGAATCGACCATTTGGCTCAAAGCTTAATAAAACGAATCAGCACTTTTCAATTTCCTTTTGTCGGCAGTCAAATCACAAAAGGAGAGCCGATAATTTGGGTGATTGGAAAATGGGGGATCGTATCTATTCCATCTCCGGTAAATTGCGAAATTCTCGAATTCAATTCCGATTTGCTCCTCAATCCAAATAAATTTTTCTATGATGACATTTATAGCGTTTGGCTCTTGAAGATTACCGTTGCAGATAAAATAAATTCGATAGATTTTTCTAATGGAATGCGATTCAAAGATCTTCTCGCTCAAGATTTATTGACTATTAAAGCTTTCTCTAAAAAACTCATCTCGAATCCGGCGTTGGGTGTAACTATGTTCGATGGCGGAGAACTCTTGATGGACTTAAACGATCATCTTAGCAATAAAAAATATGTTCAATTACTAAAACTTATCTTCAATAAAAAATAGTTAAGGAAAATATTATGAAAAAACTACTCCCGTTATCTTTGATTATTCTATTTTGCATTTTAATTGGGACCGCAGTCAATTCGCTAGCACAAGATAACAAATTCACTGGCGTTAAAATTTGTTCCGCATGCCATAAAGGCCAAAAAGGAAATATGATTTACGATAAGTGGCTAAAGACAAAACATGCAGAAGCTTATAAAACTCTAGAAAATGAAAAGTCAAAAGAACTCGCTAAAAAGAAAGGGTTGAAAAATCCTCCAACAGAAGCGGATGAATGTTTAAAATGTCATGCAACGGGTTACTTTGAAAAAGATCGGCAGCTTGCTTCAAACAAAAAAGAAGATGGAGTTACTTGCGAAGCTTGTCACGGACCAGGCTCGGCTTATAAATCTTCGCACGGCAAAGAAAAGAAAGAAGATGGAATCAAAAAAGGTTTAATAATTGGCTCGGGCGAAGAAAAGATTTGCAAGAAATGTCACAATTCTGAAAGTCCGACTTTTGCTGGATTCAATTACAAAAAAGATTGGGAAAAAATTAAACACTAATATTTTTTAGATAAAATATCATCGGATTCCAATTGTAGAGAGGATATGTGCAGGGGTTTTGGAATCCGATTTTTTTATCTCTAATCTTCACGTTGCTATTAGTTAGAAACCTGGGTAACTTTGTAATAAGAAAGAAGGTTTTTACAATGCGGAGCCGGCTCACACTTCACAGGACACTTGCTTTCCGATTATTTATAAGTCTTATAATCGTCCTTCTGATTGTTTTTACAATCGATACTTATTACTCTATAAATCGACAGGAATCGCAAGTCATGGACCTCGCTATGATGAGCACAATCCGAAACGGAGACATCATTAAGCGTTCTACTCGATACGGAATGTTGTTGAACAGACGCGAGGATGTGCATCAAATTATTAAAACCATCGGCGATGAGCCCGGAGTAGATGCAATTCGAATCTATAATAAACGCGGCGAGATTATTTTCTCAACTAGGCAGCCAGAATTGTTCACTACTGCCGATCTAAATTCTGTCTCTTGCAATCCATGTCATTTTTTTACCCAGCCGCGATCCGATCTTACCGACAAAGAACGAATTCGAATTTTTAAAAGTGAAACCGGGTCGAGAATCCTTGGCTTAATAAATCCAATTAGGAACGAAGCCGAATGTTCGGATGCTCCTTGTCATATTCATCCAGCTAATGTTGAAATCCTCGGTATTCTTGATGTACAAATGTCGCTCGCTACAATTGACGAACAGATTGCTATCAATAGAAGAGGCTTAATCATCTCTTCAATTATCATTACATTTCTTACTGCGATTTTTTCCGGAATCTTTATTTGGATGATGGTTCACACGCGAGTGAACGAATTAATAAAAGGGGCAAAAGCTATCAGCAATGGGAATCTCGACTACACTCTTGATATTAAAACTAAAGACGAACTTGGGGAGCTCGCACTTGATTTCAATGAAATGTCTAAAAACTTGAACAAAGCTTACAACGAGATCAAAGACTGGAACGAAACACTAAATCTTAAAGTGCAGGAAAAAACAAATCAGCTAAAAGAAATATATGAGCATATTGTTCAAATTGAAAAAATCGCTTCTTTAGGAAAACTTTCGGCAACGGTTGCACATGAGATAAATAATCCCTTAGAAGGAATTCTGACATACAGCAAGCTTGTAATTAAGAAACTGAAGAATCGCCGAGAGGACGTTGAAATTGATAAGGTTGTTCCGTTCCTGGAGATCATTTCATCGGAATCTGAAAGATGCGGCAACATTGTTAAGAATCTTCTTTTATTTTCAAAAGTATCGGAGAACGTTATTGAAAAAAATGACCTTGTGAATATCATTGAGAGAAGCATACTACTGGTTTCTCATCATTTTAAGATCA contains:
- a CDS encoding glycine cleavage system protein H: MESFYYIDIFETKGIEYLLVIGYLIVLVFFWRLLTKPEPMIQRAEIFHQIRGALSQWFKMPKNYFYHQGHTWALPAENNLIKVGVDDFAQRLLGIADKIHLPAIGEKVEQGEKGWRLYVDKKNIDILSPISGKVVELNSDVIKNPGLLNDEPYTNGWIMKIQPEKPKSEFKNLLTGKVALAWGENTIDMLQEKMSEANEFGLVMQDGGLPISGFAKIMSPDNWDSLVQEFFMTE
- a CDS encoding cytochrome C554, whose protein sequence is MKKLLPLSLIILFCILIGTAVNSLAQDNKFTGVKICSACHKGQKGNMIYDKWLKTKHAEAYKTLENEKSKELAKKKGLKNPPTEADECLKCHATGYFEKDRQLASNKKEDGVTCEACHGPGSAYKSSHGKEKKEDGIKKGLIIGSGEEKICKKCHNSESPTFAGFNYKKDWEKIKH
- a CDS encoding HAMP domain-containing protein, translated to MRSRLTLHRTLAFRLFISLIIVLLIVFTIDTYYSINRQESQVMDLAMMSTIRNGDIIKRSTRYGMLLNRREDVHQIIKTIGDEPGVDAIRIYNKRGEIIFSTRQPELFTTADLNSVSCNPCHFFTQPRSDLTDKERIRIFKSETGSRILGLINPIRNEAECSDAPCHIHPANVEILGILDVQMSLATIDEQIAINRRGLIISSIIITFLTAIFSGIFIWMMVHTRVNELIKGAKAISNGNLDYTLDIKTKDELGELALDFNEMSKNLNKAYNEIKDWNETLNLKVQEKTNQLKEIYEHIVQIEKIASLGKLSATVAHEINNPLEGILTYSKLVIKKLKNRREDVEIDKVVPFLEIISSESERCGNIVKNLLLFSKVSENVIEKNDLVNIIERSILLVSHHFKINNINLIKKFLYKSYVIDCDKNQLHQAIIAILINAVESMPNGGNLSVDIIPDKTKVTIEIADTGCGISQENLDKIFEPFFTTKSSGKGTGLGLSVVYGIVEQHRGKINVDSRVGEGTKMQIILPIEKITESA